A part of Cannabis sativa cultivar Pink pepper isolate KNU-18-1 chromosome 6, ASM2916894v1, whole genome shotgun sequence genomic DNA contains:
- the LOC115724761 gene encoding basic blue protein-like, whose translation MHLLSNPLSKLIYKNNMGHNKQGRVSAIATGFVLMVFLIGQSGVMLASATKYVVGDRTGGWAFGVSCNWPPHPGKPIFKANDTLVFKYSAGHHNVARVSKDGYRNCTAGEGAQVYSSGNDKIQLVKGKNYFICTYPNHCTFGVRLTVTAI comes from the exons ATGCATCTATTATCAAACCCTCTCTCGAagctaatatataaaaataatatgggGCATAATAAGCAGGGAAGAGTGAGTGCAATAGCAACAGGTTTTGTGTTGATGGTATTTCTAATTGGACAATCAGGTGTAATGTTGGCAAGTGCTACCAAATACGTTGTTGGTGATCGCACCGGCGGCTGGGCTTTTGGGGTTAGTTGTAACTGGCCGCCTCATCCAGGGAAGCCCATATTTAAGGCTAACGACACACTTG TGTTCAAATACAGCGCAGGCCATCACAACGTGGCGCGTGTTAGTAAGGATGGTTATCGGAATTGCACGGCGGGAGAAGGTGCTCAAGTTTATTCAAGTGGAAATGATAAGATACAGCTTGTAAAGGGCAAAAACTACTTCATTTGTACTTATCCTAACCACTGCACTTTTGGAGTCAGACTTACTGTAACTGCAATTTAA
- the LOC115695362 gene encoding basic blue protein-like codes for MGYQQGRVNIAMATEALVLIMMIIGQSVVLTSAKHVVAFRTGGWTFGVACNWPGNGKVFKANDTLVFKYSPQHHNVVRVTKAGYLNCTAPEGARVYSSGNDNIKLVKGQNYFICTYPNHCTFGVRLNITAV; via the exons atgggttATCAGCAGGGAAGAGTGAATATTGCAATGGCCACAGAAGCTTTGGTTTTGATAATGATGATAATTGGTCAGTCAGTAGTGTTGACAAGTGCCAAACACGTTGTTGCCTTTCGCACTGGCGGTTGGACTTTTGGCGTGGCTTGTAACTGGCCTGGTAATGGAAAGGTCTTTAAGGCTAATGACACACTTG TGTTCAAGTACAGCCCACAACATCACAATGTGGTACGTGTTACAAAAGCTGGTTACCTGAATTGCACGGCTCCAGAAGGTGCTCGAGTTTATTCAAGTGGAAATGACAACATCAAGCTTGTAAAGGGACAAAACTACTTCATTTGCACTTATCCTAACCATTGCACTTTTGGAGTTAGACTTAACATAACTGCAGTTTAA